In the Onychostoma macrolepis isolate SWU-2019 chromosome 08, ASM1243209v1, whole genome shotgun sequence genome, GTATCTGGGCTGACCGCTGCTTTATAAAGCTCttctgactccagcttcagctCGTCCAGAGCTTGTCTCTGAGCCTCCAGCGCCTCGTTGATGGTGTCCATCTCCGTCTGGTGCTGGGTGTACTTGTATCTGGACCATTCCTTCAGCAGAAGGGCTCTGCGCTCGCTCTCCTCAAAAGAGAGTTTAGGAGCGTCACGGATCCTGGAGCACACATTAGAGCCAATTTAGTTCAAATGGCCTAATTGCAATAATAAGAGGTTCCACTCTTGTTTATTTTCCCCCCTTCTTTGTACCACGCAAGACATTTtcttaaaatcaaatttttttgtGTCTGCTTTACTAGGCAAAAGTTtagaataattaagattttttaaatgtgtttcttctgctcaccgaggctgcatttatttgcacaaaaaaagcagtaatattgtgaaatgtttttagaatttaaaaggACTGTTTTctacatgaatatattttaaaatgtaatttatttctgtgatcaaagctgaatttccagcatcattactccagtcttcagtgtcacatgatcttcagaaatcattctaatatgctgcttaattattattggtgctcagttattaGTAATGGTCGTAgtaattcttattattaatggtGATAATTCTGcattatattttttcaggatactttgatgctttttttcaaaattatttgaatcAGATAAATACAGTTTAGTCATGacaggaacaaattacattttaacatagcGTTATTTTATAGcgtaaaaacattttacacttttacaactgttttcaacataaaaatcagaaatgtttgttgagcagcaaatcagcatattacaatgatttctgaagatcatgagacactgaagactgcagtaatgatgctgaaaattcactgcatcacagaaataatttaacagatattcatatagtcataataatatttctgtttactgcatttttgatcaaataaatgcagtcttgagcACAacagacttctttaaaaaatatttaaaaatccaaATTATTCCAAATTTTTGACCTGTAGTAAATAAAATTTTCATACGTCCATAGATTTTACTAGTActctaaaatgtataaaacagtAAAGAATAAAGTAGGTGTATTATTTTACCTGGTCTCATCAAGGCACTTGGCTGGTGTAATAAAGTCTTCGATGGGAATCATTTCTGGTGAAACTTTCTCCAGCCTTTTGAGCTTCTTCTTCAAACGTTCCTTCATCATTATCTCTCGGCGCGGGTCCACCTTCTTCCTCTTCTTGGGTTCTGCTCTGTGGAgtataagaaacatttttttatgcattgattacagtgaaaaacccttacaaaaatatattcaaaatattctctctatatatatatatatatatatatatacactgctgctgaaaagtttgggatcagtaagatttttaatgttttttaaagaagtttcttctgctcatcgaGGCTGTAtctgtttgatcaaaaatacattaaaaaaactgttattttgtgaaatattattgcaatttaaaataacagttttctattttaatatactttaaactgtaatttatttctgtgatgcagcgctgaattttcagcatcattactccagtcttcagtgtcacatgatccttcagaaatcattttaatatgctgatttataatcaatgttggaaacctgcttcatatttttttggggacctgtgatttttttttttaaggattctctgattaataaaaagttaaaaagaacagcatttatttaaaaaataaattttgtgtaCAATGCTATTAAAAATTTTGGGGTCggtacattttttctttctttttaaaaaaaaagaaattaatacttttattcaggagggatgtgttaaatgaataaaaagtcatagtaaagttgttagaaaagatttctattttgaacaaatgctgctctttttaactttgtattcatcaaaaaatcaaagaaaaaaatatcacatgttccaaaaaaacaatatgaagcagtgcaacagtttcaacactcgtaataaatcagcatattaaaatgatttctgaaatatcatgtgacactgaagactggaataatgatgctgaaaattcagcgctgcgtcacagaaataaattctattttaaagtatattaaaatagaaaaccactattagaaattgcaataagatttcacaatattacagttttttctgtatttttgatcgaatagatacagccttgatgagcagaagagactccattaaaaaacatttaaaaaaaaaaaacattatatatatatatatatatatatatataaacaaaaaactgaTATCGTGCAAAACATGTTATGGTAAAATACTATGGTGATTTATGTAAGGGAATAGTTTGTATCTGCACTGACCTCAGTGGCACAGAGGTTTTCAGGGAAAGCACTGATGTGAACCAGTGACTGTGTCTGACAGCAACCACAGAGCTGCTACTGTAAAAGAGTtattcttcatcatcatcataatgaCCTCTATGAGAGACATACTGATATTATCACATGCGCATGGATATGCAAAGACAAATACGTACCATGATACTTGACTCGATATAATTCGGCTTGCAGCACGGCACACAATCCCCGCCATAATTTACAGAAATATCGACTTTAAACGTATAAATTTTGTAGAGTTAAAACGTGTTTTACACCTTCCGGCGGACCAATGTGGAATGGATCTATAGGTCAAGGTAAAAACACGTCCGCTTCTACATACGCACTTTCCGCATTAATGTATTTTCATCTTCTAAGGATAAAAAGTAtaattaaatatcatatttattacatatgtattttaattaaatgtaaatgtacgaTTACGTGAAAAGGAAgacattattttacataatataatgtTTGAGAGGTTTGCCGAATGTTGTGAAGTGAATGTTGAGGGTAAGTAGGTGAAAGGTCAGCGCGGTGTGTTTCTGTCAGTGAAGCTCAAACGATCACAATCACGGTCATGTCTCTCCTAAGAGGTATATAaactttatatacatatatatatatatttttaaactttgaAATAATGCACTATACTGAACCTGTCGAATGATTTGTTCGTTGTATCTGGTTTTGCGCTTGTTTTTTGCACTGCACTTGAACTTCAATGTCACTTTTATTAATATACGTTACTTCAGTTtcatatttgaatttatttattcgttttttttccctttaccagtaaaacagctctaaaatattAATAGGTGCATCTACTctttattaaaatgtcatatttattagCTTTAGTTTAAATCCTCattacaaatcaaaatattaatataagtGACCTGTTCTGTAGGAAACTCGAGCGTCAGATTTTGCAAACTATGTATAAAAGTCGTTACTGAGAGAATTAGGTTAAAGGTGAGGTCAGTGACACATCATAATCTGTTGTTTACTCTTGTAATGTTTACTCTTTGGccctattttaatgtataatcTGTGCACGTTGGTTATAATGCAATAATGTCTATGTTTTGGATAATAAAGTGTTGTTTTCTGCAGGAAACTGACcgtctctcttttctctcttgtgtgtttgtgcaggtgTGTTCATTGTCTCGGCTAAGAGGACGCCGTTTGGGACGTATGGAGGAGTTTTGAGGGAGCACAGCGCCACGGATCTGGCCGAACACGCCGCTAAAGCCGCTCTCGCTGCGGGGAACGTGGCTCCTGAGCTGGTCAACAGTGTCATCGTGGGAAACGTCATGCAGGTGAGACACTCTGAACGACTAGGGACACACATTATAGGAATCATCAAGGGCGTACATTTCATCTAAACTGTAGGAgggacaataaacataaaatttctctCAAGatcaatttttgaaggggacacaaataacaCTGACTTAACTTAATATGTGAACACAGAatggagaccgtgtttaaatatgagttcggtTTATaggttcaccacgcggtcatattataattaataaattattttgcgTCCTCcacatagtattttaggtttcgtctggGACTGAGGACGTCTTGTAGATATGTAGATATTCAACcgcacttaacatcatattgagcaaaacccaacacattggtaggtctacaatattagcttaatatcagttattttaagtatatgtccattatattatttacaatacatGGAGTGatttataatgatatatttaggggggacaaccctCAGATGAGAGGGTCCTGACCTGCGATTTACGCCTCTGGTAATCATGAGCAGTACAAACagctgataattattttttatgttgagtTGATAACCGTGATACCTATTTcaatggacctttttcacatttccggGTTTCTCAGCAGCGGAAGTCATCATAGTTGGGTTAACTTGAAGAGCAGTGAATGGGAGAGTACCGCAAATATATCTTTTTGCATTTCCATTTGCTCAAgtagcaaaagaaaaacttcatgatagtgttttcatgactttcaataaaaggaaaaaattgagagagactgataacggcagtcagaagagagaacgaTGTCAAATTTACCGTTCCTCTCATAGACgctgcattagaaacaccctCGCATTAGCGTTGActagtttttttgtaatttgatgcaaaggtgatataatacaaattatagTGTTAtcgtaaattaaataatatatatatatatatatatatatatatatatatatatatatataaacttttgagGATTTACCATGGttcttgtgaaaagggtccataaAAAGTTGATATTTATGTAAGTAtgtaaacagattttatatgtgtatatatttaatgtttatatacttatagttaaaaaaagaataataacataaaaaaaaatttctgttATACAAATCATGCAAGTAAAATTGAGCATcaaaacttaatattttttcaacATGCCATTGAAAAGAGTTACAACATCGatcaattttgatttattattaatctAGAATAACTCAGTGTTGTGGTAATATCATTTAGATACTATTAcagattatataaatattttgaatcaggTTTAATTTTTCtactttcagttttcattttatttaaaataaattttttgcttgtcatttttattagtttttgaaGTACATGTCTTATAtgctattaataaatgtatatgtaatatatgttatcacttttatttcagttttagtttaattattttcatacaTCAGGTtagactaaattaaaatgacatattttgctttggcaatataaaaagttgtttatattttagttgACAAGTAATGAGCATCCCTTTTTGTGGTTTTAGTTTTCGATTTTAGTTTTATCTATCCATAATAACCCTGGTCTAATTTGACACTACCTACAGTGTATGCTCACCAATATATCatatatcagcatattagagatCAGCatttcacatgtgatcacagTATAATGTTACCACtgatctttgaaaaatgttttttacattttttgcacaAATCAGTCTAATAAAACGAGAGAAATCCCGGTCTTCTGAAGTTCATTTGTGTCGAtattctctctgtctgtgatCCAGAGCTCTGCAGACGCCCCGTACATCGCGCGTCACGTGGGTCTGCGGTGTGGCGTTCCCATCCCAGTGCCAGCGCTGACCGTCAACCGCCTCTGCGGCTCCGGGTTCCAGGCCATAATCAACGGAGCACAGGTACGAGCTCTAAACGAAACCAATACGGCCCAGTAGTCTCCTCAGATGAGGTGCTGATCGGTGTTTGTTGTGCTGCAGGAGATCTGCCTTAAAGAGTCAGAGGTCGTTCTGTGTGGAGGCTCAGAGAACATGAGCCAAGCGCCTTACGCCGTCAGGAACATCCGCTTTGGGACCAAGTTTGGAGTGGATTTGAAGGTAAGGATCAGACGCTTCATTTAAAGTCCATTGATTCTGAACTTAATTTGGAGGCTccaataatgaattaaaatttttctAGTTCTGCTCtgctcaaaatatttaattggctTTAAAGGGAGTgcaattaaatgatttttttaccTAGTGATGACAAATgaggaaaagtcatggaaaatCATTggttttaaaactttatttatttttttacataaaaacacCTTCAGGAGAACGTTAAAAAGCACCTACATCTATATTATAAAACAtgcaacaaacaaaaagaatacCCATACATaagcaaaattaataaaaggataaataaaacaaaaaataaattaaataaaattacaaaaattggcatgtataaaaataaatatattattaaacgtaataaattaacaaataaatacataaaataaaatggacagcATTGACAAGCAGAAGAAAGCAgactaatatattaatttaaaggtaattaatattaaataatactaatattataataaataactttatataataatttattataatgttagtTCAAACCAGTGCTAAGAACTTCTCCATATTTAGACACATTCAAATTTACAGGTATATTTTGTGCAAGATTTTAAAGTAGACTTCAGTGGCTCTGAATAAAAGTCCTTGTCTGTGTGTGAGTCAGCTGGAAGACACGCTGTGGGCAGGACTGACGGATCTGAACATAAAGCTGCCCATGGGCATCACAGCAGAGAACCTGGCAGAGAAATACCAGATCAGCCGCGAGGACTGTGACCAGTACGCATATCACACACAGCAGAGGTGGAAAACAGGTGAGAGAATCGAACCATAGCAGCCCAGcgaccccacacacacacacacacacacacacacacacacacacatacatatactcactcacattcacactcactcggtcacacacactcacactcgcacaaacacacacacacacacacacacacacacacacacacacacacacactcggtcacacacatatactcactcacattcacacacactggtcacacacacacgcacacacacacacacgcacacacacacacacacacacacatacatacatacatacatacatacatactcactcacattcacacacacacactcacacacacacacacacacacacacacacacacacacacatacatacatacatactcactcacattcacacacacactcggtcacacacacacacacacacacacacacacacacatacatacatacatacatacatacatacatacacacacacacacatacacacacacacacacacacacacacacacacacatacatacatacatacatacatacatactcactcacattcacacacacactcggtcacacacacacacacacacacacacatacatacatacatacatacatacatactcactcacattcacacacacacactcacacacacacacacacacacagacatacatacatacatacatatatatacatacatacatacatacatacatacatacatacatacatacatactcacattcacacacacactcacacacacacacacacatacatacatactcactcacattcacacacacacacacacacacacacacacacactcactcacattcacacacacacacacactcacgcacatacacacacacattctcacacacacacactcacactcacacacacacacacacacacacacacactcactcacattcacacacactcggtcacactcacactcactcacgcacacacacacacacacacacacactcactcacacacacatctgtcTCTGCTGCAGCTAATGAGGCTGGATACTACAAAGCTGAGATCGCACCCATTGATGTAAAGGCAAAGAAAGGAAAGTGTCCATGACGTCTGACGAACACCCCGTCCTCAGACCACACTGGAGCAGATGGCAAAGCTGCCGACCGTCTTCAAGAAAGGAGGCACTGTTACTGCAGCTAATGCTTCGGTGGGTCAAACTgatttttactaaataaaactCAGAGAGAGGATGTGCttttaaacaacattatttataattttaattaattactatCATATTTgttattgtgtgtatatatatatatatatatatatatatatatatatatatatatatatatatatatatatatatatatattaataaattattattttattttatatatatatatatatatatatatatatatatatatatatatatatatttaaaatttgtaataaattcaAGCGTTTGTTacgtatttaatatatataaaaacatcatataataaattataataatatatatatatatatatatatattgtcactcaaacgtttgggatcagtaagatttttaatgttttttttaaggaggctgtatttattcgatcaaaaatacagaaaaaacagtaatattgtgaaatcttattgcaaaatctaatattggtttcctcttttaatatactttataatagaatttatttctgtgacgcagcgctgaatcttcagcatcattaattcagtcttcagtgtcacgatatttcagaaatcattctaatatgctgatttattacgagtgttgaaactgttgtgctgcttcatatttttatatatatatatatatatatatatatatatatgtgtgtgtaaaactTATAGTAAAATACTTAGCAGTGCTGCTGTAGTCATTTTGTGGTTTGCAGtgtgttttgcatgtttttgtatGATGTTTTTGGCTCCTCCCACAGGGCGTGTCTGATGGTGCCGCTGCTGTGGTCATAGCCAGTGAGGATGCACTGAAGGCTCACAAACTCACCCCATTGGCTAGAATCGTGGCCTATCACACCTCGGGCTGTGATCCCAGCATCATGGGCATTGGTGAGGGCTCTGTCCACCAACATACTTTTCTCACTAAGTGTAAAAGAATAATACATGAAATCATTCataatgttttgtaaatgcAACAGGGCCTGTACCAGCCATCACTGAAGCTCTGAAGAAGGCTGGTCTTTCACTCAAAGACATGGATCTGGTGGAGGTAGATTATAATAACATACTCTGGGTTTCTATTATCTCTTTTGACACT is a window encoding:
- the mrpl40 gene encoding 39S ribosomal protein L40, mitochondrial isoform X2, with protein sequence MAGIVCRAASRIISSQVSCSSVVAVRHSHWFTSVLSLKTSVPLRAEPKKRKKVDPRREIMMKERLKKKLKRLEKVSPEMIPIEDFITPAKCLDETRIRDAPKLSFEESERRALLLKEWSRYKYTQHQTEMDTINEALEAQRQALDELKLESEELYKAAVSPDTNIFPFQHEGPSYTPPITNYEAPEGKYNDITRVYTQ
- the mrpl40 gene encoding 39S ribosomal protein L40, mitochondrial isoform X1, with amino-acid sequence MAGIVCRAASRIISSQVSCSSSVVAVRHSHWFTSVLSLKTSVPLRAEPKKRKKVDPRREIMMKERLKKKLKRLEKVSPEMIPIEDFITPAKCLDETRIRDAPKLSFEESERRALLLKEWSRYKYTQHQTEMDTINEALEAQRQALDELKLESEELYKAAVSPDTNIFPFQHEGPSYTPPITNYEAPEGKYNDITRVYTQ
- the acaa2 gene encoding LOW QUALITY PROTEIN: 3-ketoacyl-CoA thiolase, mitochondrial (The sequence of the model RefSeq protein was modified relative to this genomic sequence to represent the inferred CDS: inserted 2 bases in 1 codon; substituted 1 base at 1 genomic stop codon), which translates into the protein MSLLRGVFIVSAKRTPFGTYGGVLREHSATDLAEHAAKAALAAGNVAPELVNSVIVGNVMQSSADAPYIARHVGLRCGVPIPVPALTVNRLCGSGFQAIINGAQEICLKESEVVLCGGSENMSQAPYAVRNIRFGTKFGVDLKLEDTLWAGLTDLNIKLPMGITAENLAEKYQISREDCDQYAYHTQQRWKTANEAGYYKAEIAPIDVKAKKGKXVHDVXRTPRPQTTLEQMAKLPTVFKKGGTVTAANASGVSDGAAAVVIASEDALKAHKLTPLARIVAYHTSGCDPSIMGIGPVPAITEALKKAGLSLKDMDLVEVNEAFAPQYLAVAKALGLDPAKTNVSGGAIAIGHPLGASGTRITAHLVHELRRRGGKYAVGSACIGGGQGIAIVLENTN